The segment CTGCGCCCAAAGATTTGACAGATGATACGGGTACTCTTTTCCGATGACTTCATTATTTGCCGTTGCAACAAAGCCTTCTACCGGATCAATCACTGTTGGCAATTCATCAAACGGAATATAGCTTTCCCAACCATAGGCAGAGGAATCACCTGGTACTGGCAGTGCACCTGTACCTTGCTTGCGAATTGGCACTAAACCATTTGCTTTATAGGCAATTTGCCCATCTGTTGACGCAAATACGAAATTTTGCGCGGGTGCTTTAAAGTCTTCTAAAGCGAGCTCAAATTCATCCCAATTCGTCGCCTTGTTAAAGCCCATAATTGCCTTTAATTCCTGCGTTGATTGCAGAGCTGTCCATTGCATCGAAAACTGCTCTTTTACTTCCGTTTCCTTTGTAATAATGTTCGAAATGATTGGCCCATGTCTCGTTTCCACCACTTCAAAATCAACCGTCTGCCCACCTTTTACTTTAATCGGCTCTTGGCGTACTGTTGCATCTTCCCATTGTCCATCATATTTAAATTGATATGGATTTTCTGGGTTTGGCGTTTCAATATATAAATCTTGTACATCTGGATTGACGTTCGTTACACCCCAAGCAATTTCTTCATTATGTCCTAAAATAATACCTGGAATCCCAGCGAAAATAACACCACTTACATTTTGCTCTGGCGATTGTAAATGCATTTGATACCAAACGGATGGTGTGCTTAACCCTAAATGAGGATCGTCTGCAAGTAACGGCTTCCCTGACTCTGTAAGTTCACCTGATACAACCCAGTTATTACTCCCATTAAATTCTGGTGGTAAATAATCAGCAGTAAAAGCTGTTGCCACATTTGTTTTTATATTTAAATTCGCTTCAATAATTGATTTTGCATTTTCAGGATATTCTACAAATAATTCTTCTACTTGCTCCTGTGAATAATTTTGTATTGCCCATGAACGGAATGCTTGTTGATTCCAGTTGCCCCCTAAATCATACGCCATATATTTACCGATTGTTAGAGAATCCATTGGCGTCCAAGGTTCAGGTGTATAGCCGAGCACCTTAAATTCATAGGATAGCTTGCTCGTTCCTTTTACTTCATCTATAAAAGTATTAACCCCTTCCGCAAACCACTCTAAAACTTGTTTCGATTCGTCATCATAGCCATCCCATGAGCGCTCTGCTGCACGGCGCAAACTAAATGTACGGAAATATTTGTCGGTACTAACCGCAGCTTCTCCAATTACTTCTGCTAAGTTACCACTTGCTTGACGACGCGCTAAATCCATTTGAAACAGGCGGTCTTGCGCTTGCACATAACCTTGTGCCCGGTATAAATCAGCATCCGATTGCGCTTCAATATGTGGAACCCCTACTTCATCACGCGTTACTTTTACCTCGCTTTCTAAAATCGAAACAACCGCTTCCCCTTTAATTAGTGGCTTCGATTGTGAAAGATATATTTGTAATCCTGCAACGGCAGCACCACCGGTAACGAGGAGTATTCCCAGTACCCACATTGCGATTTTAAATAATTTGCTTTTTTTCGATTTTGTTGCCTGTCGTGCCATTTTATCCACCCCTATTGTCTATGTAATCATTCTGAATATCACTTATATTAATTTCCACACATTTTGACAAAATCCTGCAAATCTATTCTTATCCAACTTTATTTGTTATTTAGTTTTAGTAAAATTGGACAATGATCGCTTCCTAAAATTTGAGCATGAATACTTGCTTCTGTAATATTTGCTACCAATCGATTCGATAGGATGAAATAATCGATACGCCACCCTATATTTCTTTCACGGACACTATTCATGTAAGACCACCACGTAAAATGATCGGTTTCATGCGGGTGACCATGTCGGAATGTATCGGTGAAGCCACTCGCCAATAATTCCGTCATTTTCCCGCGCTCTTCTATCGTAAATCCTGAGTTACCTTTATTGGATTTTGCATTTTTAATATCAATCTCTTCGTGTGCAACATTTAGATCTCCGCAATAGATAACTGGCTTTTTCGCATCAAGCTCTTTTAAATACAGGGCAAGCTTGTCTTCCCAAAGCAGTCGGAAATCCAGTCGTGCCAAATCACGCTGTGCATTCGGTGTATACACATTCACAACGTAATAATTTTCGTATTCTAATGTAATAATTCGCCCTTCTGCTTCGGACTCTTCCTCTCCGACACCATAAGAAACATTTAAAGGCTCATGCTTTGTAAAGATAGCTGTTCCGGAGTACCCTTTTTTCTGTGCATAATTCCAATATTGATAATAGCCTTTTAGTTGTAATTCAATTTGCCCCGCTTGGCATTTTGTTTCCTGTATGCAAAAAAAGTCTGCATCCATTTCCATAAAGTAATCCAAAAATCCCTTTTTCACACATGCTCGTATTCCATTTACATTCCACGAAATAAATTTCATTGTTCTCTTCCTTCCATTAATCCATTACCCCTTGGATAACATTTGTTCCATTTTTGATTTGTGCTTGCATATTCACTGAAAGAAAATAAAAAGAGACACTTTACGTTTTATATACGAAAAGTGCCTTCTTAGTTAGTCCTCGCCGACGATTTTAACTTCCATCTCAAGATCTACATTAAATTTTTCCTTCACAACTTTTTGCACCATTTTAATTGTTTCGATATAGTCCGTTGCGGATGCATTGTCTTTATTAATAATAAAGCCTGCATGTTTTGTAGAAACCTCTGCTCCACCTACGCCTTTACCTTGTAAATCACTGTCTTGTATTAGCTTTCCAGCAAAATAGCCTGGTGGACGTTTAAACACACTGCCCGCAGATGGATATTCTAACGGCTGTTTTGATTCACGCTGATGTGTTAAATCTGCTATTTTGGCATCAATTTCTTGCTGGTCACCATGTGTTAATTCGAATGTTGCTGAAAGTACATA is part of the Solibacillus sp. FSL K6-1523 genome and harbors:
- a CDS encoding penicillin acylase family protein is translated as MARQATKSKKSKLFKIAMWVLGILLVTGGAAVAGLQIYLSQSKPLIKGEAVVSILESEVKVTRDEVGVPHIEAQSDADLYRAQGYVQAQDRLFQMDLARRQASGNLAEVIGEAAVSTDKYFRTFSLRRAAERSWDGYDDESKQVLEWFAEGVNTFIDEVKGTSKLSYEFKVLGYTPEPWTPMDSLTIGKYMAYDLGGNWNQQAFRSWAIQNYSQEQVEELFVEYPENAKSIIEANLNIKTNVATAFTADYLPPEFNGSNNWVVSGELTESGKPLLADDPHLGLSTPSVWYQMHLQSPEQNVSGVIFAGIPGIILGHNEEIAWGVTNVNPDVQDLYIETPNPENPYQFKYDGQWEDATVRQEPIKVKGGQTVDFEVVETRHGPIISNIITKETEVKEQFSMQWTALQSTQELKAIMGFNKATNWDEFELALEDFKAPAQNFVFASTDGQIAYKANGLVPIRKQGTGALPVPGDSSAYGWESYIPFDELPTVIDPVEGFVATANNEVIGKEYPYHLSNLWAQPYRYERIVEMIVDEKADKQIKLTAEDMKNMQMDKKNLHAVEFLPGFLETIKAKDSDGKYKEAITLLEEWDYFDDQDQGAPLIYHFLFENMKKSLFEDAMPADIYKMMPAKAQITNDMLQDAYAGNPGVWITDEGGLDTFVYTAFEDAIVKIQDEFGKSVSKWKWGNYSQLTFNHPLSSASDLIASYLNPKKVPVGGSSVTVQAAAEDGKGNVNHGASWRFVADLQNLSAAEHIVGPGQSGHIKSKWYDNQVADWVSGNYHKTNINDEVDTTYELILKAQ
- a CDS encoding exodeoxyribonuclease III, with translation MKFISWNVNGIRACVKKGFLDYFMEMDADFFCIQETKCQAGQIELQLKGYYQYWNYAQKKGYSGTAIFTKHEPLNVSYGVGEEESEAEGRIITLEYENYYVVNVYTPNAQRDLARLDFRLLWEDKLALYLKELDAKKPVIYCGDLNVAHEEIDIKNAKSNKGNSGFTIEERGKMTELLASGFTDTFRHGHPHETDHFTWWSYMNSVRERNIGWRIDYFILSNRLVANITEASIHAQILGSDHCPILLKLNNK